A genomic segment from Streptomyces sp. NBC_00459 encodes:
- a CDS encoding Rv3654c family TadE-like protein yields the protein MRRRGGGWPARLVGAVSARSARSDRGSATVWSVGAIAVLCVVFGVVLAIGQAAVVRHRAAAGADLAALAAADHWPEGDSAACARADRVAAAQGTRLVRCAMVGETSDLTVMSGQGLFEAEVRSRAGPPGPPGPLRPT from the coding sequence GTGAGGCGTCGGGGAGGCGGGTGGCCCGCCAGGCTCGTCGGAGCTGTCTCCGCGCGCTCGGCCCGCTCCGACCGTGGCTCCGCGACGGTCTGGAGCGTGGGCGCCATCGCCGTGCTCTGTGTGGTGTTCGGCGTTGTGCTCGCCATCGGGCAGGCCGCTGTCGTCCGGCATCGGGCCGCTGCGGGGGCGGATCTGGCGGCGCTCGCGGCGGCGGACCACTGGCCGGAGGGCGACTCGGCGGCCTGTGCGCGGGCGGACCGGGTGGCCGCGGCCCAGGGCACCCGGCTCGTGCGGTGCGCGATGGTGGGTGAGACGTCGGACCTGACGGTGATGTCCGGACAGGGCCTGTTCGAGGCGGAGGTCAGGTCGAGAGCGGGTCCACCAGGGCCCCCTGGCCCGCTGAGACCGACCTGA
- a CDS encoding TadE family type IV pilus minor pilin, with protein sequence MRKCERLGRDRGFVTAEAAVVLPALVLFSMALVWALLVAAAQIQCVDAARAGARAAARQDPPDAVAAVARGAAPRGAEIAVSREGDLVRVRVVARPPGLGGLTVDVAHEAVALAEETVGVGA encoded by the coding sequence ATGCGAAAATGTGAACGCCTGGGCCGGGACCGGGGGTTCGTGACCGCAGAGGCTGCCGTGGTGCTGCCGGCGCTGGTGCTGTTCTCGATGGCGCTGGTCTGGGCGCTGCTTGTCGCCGCCGCGCAGATCCAGTGTGTGGACGCGGCCCGGGCCGGTGCCCGGGCCGCCGCCCGCCAGGACCCGCCCGACGCGGTCGCCGCGGTGGCCCGGGGCGCGGCCCCGCGCGGGGCGGAGATCGCCGTCAGCAGAGAGGGCGACCTCGTGCGCGTGCGGGTGGTGGCGCGGCCGCCGGGGCTGGGTGGCCTCACGGTCGATGTGGCGCACGAAGCGGTGGCGTTGGCGGAGGAGACGGTGGGGGTGGGCGCGTGA
- a CDS encoding DUF4244 domain-containing protein: MFAVVRGQVLALVCRTRAVLVERRDAGMVTSEYAVGIIAAVAFAAVLYKVVTSGQVSSELQAIVKKALDAKM, translated from the coding sequence ATGTTCGCAGTGGTGCGGGGACAAGTGTTGGCCCTGGTGTGCAGGACGCGTGCGGTGCTGGTGGAGCGGAGGGATGCCGGAATGGTGACCTCTGAATATGCTGTTGGCATTATCGCGGCAGTGGCCTTCGCCGCGGTGCTCTACAAGGTGGTGACGAGCGGGCAGGTCAGCTCGGAGTTGCAGGCCATCGTGAAGAAGGCCCTCGATGCGAAAATGTGA
- a CDS encoding type II secretion system F family protein, whose protein sequence is MSAEVFHRLGVALGVALALAWLLRWIASVRRERRVRRRLARLLTLEAERERGPAGRWFGARGAARRWLPVAGAVSGGWVLVGGMAGVVVGLVAGFGLWRWRLRRTDGDAAAGVDAAEAARQLPLAADLLAACIAAGAGPVVAAQAVGEALAGPVGEALARGAAEVRLGGEPAEAWRRLASIPGAGPLARLLERADESGVPASGPVARLAADTRADWGRTATERARRAAVMVTAPVGLCFLPAFIAVGVLPVVVGLADGLLGGGGE, encoded by the coding sequence GTGAGCGCGGAAGTTTTCCACAGGCTGGGGGTGGCGCTGGGGGTCGCGTTGGCCCTGGCGTGGCTGCTGCGGTGGATCGCGTCGGTCCGGCGTGAACGGAGGGTGCGCCGCAGGCTGGCCCGGCTGCTCACGCTGGAGGCGGAGCGGGAACGCGGCCCGGCAGGACGGTGGTTCGGGGCGCGGGGTGCCGCACGGCGGTGGCTGCCCGTGGCGGGTGCGGTGAGCGGCGGGTGGGTGCTGGTCGGTGGCATGGCCGGCGTCGTGGTGGGGCTGGTCGCCGGGTTCGGGCTGTGGCGGTGGCGGCTGCGGCGGACGGACGGTGATGCTGCGGCGGGCGTCGACGCTGCCGAGGCGGCCCGGCAACTCCCGCTCGCAGCCGATCTGCTGGCTGCGTGTATCGCGGCCGGCGCCGGCCCGGTGGTCGCTGCCCAGGCGGTGGGCGAGGCGTTGGCGGGGCCGGTCGGGGAGGCGCTGGCGCGGGGTGCGGCAGAGGTGCGGCTCGGCGGCGAACCTGCCGAAGCCTGGCGGAGGCTGGCGTCGATACCGGGTGCCGGCCCCCTGGCGAGGCTGCTGGAGAGGGCCGACGAGTCGGGCGTACCGGCGTCCGGCCCCGTCGCACGCCTCGCCGCAGACACCCGCGCCGACTGGGGGCGCACGGCGACGGAACGGGCCCGGCGGGCGGCCGTCATGGTGACGGCACCGGTGGGGCTGTGTTTCCTCCCCGCCTTCATCGCGGTCGGCGTACTGCCCGTGGTGGTCGGGCTGGCGGACGGGTTGCTGGGCGGGGGTGGTGAATGA
- a CDS encoding type II secretion system F family protein — protein MTGTGGLAVGAAGVCVGAVCWLLGGRCPGARRAELLLAGGGAVGTGPPPWARAVGELRRLRGRLRAEWCSVAVGLVVALLGASVVPALVGAAGVPLLRRVRLAGEVRRARERRDDEVIALCGALAGEVRAGRQPGEALLRAARDSGGLGEAQASVLAAARFGGDVPGALAAAARQAGAEGLLGLAACWRVAVDQGAGLAAGLDRLEGALRADRDQRADLRAQLAGARSTAVMLAGLPVLGLVLGTALGADPLHVLLHTGAGLGCLLVGGVLEGVGLWWALRIVRGAEAA, from the coding sequence GTGACGGGGACGGGCGGGCTTGCGGTGGGCGCGGCCGGGGTGTGCGTCGGGGCGGTCTGCTGGCTGCTGGGCGGGCGGTGTCCGGGAGCGCGGCGGGCGGAGTTGCTGCTCGCCGGAGGCGGGGCTGTGGGGACCGGACCGCCTCCGTGGGCACGCGCGGTCGGTGAACTACGGCGGCTGCGCGGGCGGTTGCGGGCCGAGTGGTGTTCGGTGGCCGTCGGGCTCGTGGTGGCGCTGCTGGGGGCCTCCGTGGTGCCGGCGCTGGTCGGCGCGGCCGGGGTGCCGCTGTTGCGCCGGGTCAGGCTGGCCGGTGAGGTGCGCCGGGCGAGGGAACGACGGGACGACGAGGTGATCGCGCTCTGCGGTGCGCTCGCCGGTGAGGTGCGCGCCGGGCGGCAGCCGGGGGAGGCGCTGCTGCGGGCGGCACGCGACTCCGGCGGCCTCGGTGAGGCGCAGGCGTCGGTGCTGGCGGCGGCACGGTTCGGCGGGGATGTCCCCGGGGCGCTCGCCGCGGCGGCCCGACAAGCGGGCGCGGAGGGGCTGTTGGGCCTCGCGGCGTGCTGGCGGGTGGCCGTGGACCAGGGGGCCGGACTGGCGGCCGGACTGGATCGCCTCGAAGGAGCCCTGCGCGCCGACCGGGATCAGCGCGCCGATCTGCGTGCTCAGTTGGCGGGCGCTCGGTCGACGGCGGTGATGCTCGCCGGTCTGCCGGTGCTCGGCCTGGTCCTGGGCACGGCTCTGGGCGCCGACCCGCTGCACGTGCTGCTGCACACCGGCGCCGGACTGGGCTGCCTGCTGGTCGGCGGGGTGCTGGAGGGCGTGGGCCTGTGGTGGGCGCTGCGGATCGTGCGGGGAGCGGAGGCGGCATGA
- a CDS encoding TadA family conjugal transfer-associated ATPase → MNGVRWDEGPGASAGLLDGVRQWLAESGAEATPARVAQALREQGRVLGDAEVLGAAERLRSELVGTGPLEPLLADPSVTDVLVAAPDRVWVDRGGGLELTAVSFPDAGAVRRLAQRLAAVAGRRLDDARPWVDARLPDGTRLHAVLPPVAVGCTCLSLRVVRPRAFTLDELMAAGMMPPGGDRVLRALLDARLSFLISGGTGCGKTTLLSALLGLVGPGERIVLAEDSAELRPDHPHVVRLETRPANQEGAGLVTLQDLVRQALRMRPDRLVVGEVRGAEALDLLAALNTGHEGGCGTVHANAATDVPARLEALGTAAGLDRAALHSQLAAALSVVLHLVRDRAGRRRIAEVHVLERDPSGLVVTVPALRWGREAFAYERGWERLRGLLRAGGDKGQGSEGT, encoded by the coding sequence ATGAACGGCGTGCGCTGGGACGAGGGTCCGGGGGCGTCCGCCGGGCTGCTGGACGGCGTACGGCAGTGGCTGGCCGAAAGCGGGGCCGAGGCGACACCCGCGCGTGTGGCGCAGGCCCTGCGGGAGCAGGGGCGGGTGCTCGGGGACGCCGAAGTGCTGGGCGCCGCCGAGCGGTTGAGGTCGGAGCTGGTCGGCACCGGCCCGCTGGAGCCGCTGCTCGCCGATCCGTCGGTCACCGACGTGCTGGTGGCGGCCCCGGACCGGGTGTGGGTGGACCGGGGCGGCGGACTCGAACTGACCGCCGTCTCCTTCCCGGACGCCGGTGCCGTACGACGGCTCGCGCAGCGACTCGCCGCGGTAGCCGGACGGCGGCTCGACGACGCCCGGCCGTGGGTCGACGCCAGGCTGCCCGACGGGACCCGTCTGCACGCGGTACTGCCCCCGGTGGCCGTCGGCTGCACCTGCCTGTCACTGCGGGTGGTACGGCCGCGCGCGTTCACCCTGGACGAGCTGATGGCCGCGGGGATGATGCCGCCGGGCGGCGACCGGGTGCTGCGGGCACTGCTCGACGCACGGCTGTCCTTCCTGATCAGCGGCGGTACGGGGTGCGGGAAGACAACCCTCCTGAGTGCCCTGCTCGGGCTGGTCGGCCCGGGCGAGCGGATCGTGCTCGCCGAGGACTCGGCGGAGCTGCGGCCCGACCATCCGCACGTCGTACGGCTGGAGACCAGACCCGCCAACCAGGAGGGCGCGGGCCTGGTGACGCTCCAGGACCTGGTGCGGCAGGCACTGCGGATGCGGCCGGACCGGCTGGTCGTCGGGGAGGTCCGGGGCGCCGAGGCGCTCGACCTGCTGGCTGCCCTCAACACGGGTCACGAAGGGGGCTGCGGGACGGTCCACGCGAACGCCGCGACGGACGTGCCGGCGCGGCTGGAGGCGCTGGGTACGGCCGCGGGGCTCGACCGGGCCGCGCTGCACAGCCAGTTGGCGGCCGCGCTGTCGGTGGTCCTCCATCTCGTCCGCGACCGGGCCGGGCGGCGCCGGATCGCCGAGGTGCATGTGCTGGAGCGGGACCCCTCGGGGCTGGTGGTGACGGTGCCGGCGCTGCGGTGGGGCAGGGAGGCGTTCGCGTACGAGCGGGGGTGGGAGCGGCTGCGGGGGCTGCTCCGCGCCGGCGGCGACAAGGGGCAGGGGAGTGAAGGCACGTGA
- the ssd gene encoding septum site-determining protein Ssd: MAGAITHDNDQPAAEGRQSGPLIVTEDADLLDDLLRLCAAAGATPEVHHGVPERGGGWEAAPLVLVGDDAVRRVRGAARRRGVVLVGRDQDDSGVWRRAVEIGADHVLMLPDGEQWLVDRIADVAEGVGRPALTVGVIGGRGGAGASTLACALAVTSAREGLRTLLVDADPLGGGLDVLLGGETADGLRWPAFAASRGRVGGGALEESLPKLHSLRVLSWDRGDCVAVPPQAVRAVLAAARRRGGAVVVDLPRRIDDGVAEVLAQLDVGILVVPGELRAVAAAGRVASAVGMVLRDLRVAVRGPYSPGLDDHEVARLLNLPLAGEVPVESALARPHEGKAPPGAAARGPLARFCTVFWERALAEAGSV, encoded by the coding sequence ATGGCTGGAGCCATCACACACGACAACGATCAGCCCGCGGCAGAGGGGCGGCAGAGCGGACCGCTGATCGTCACCGAGGACGCCGACCTGCTGGACGACCTGCTGCGCCTGTGCGCGGCGGCCGGTGCCACACCCGAAGTGCACCACGGGGTGCCCGAACGAGGCGGTGGCTGGGAGGCGGCACCGCTCGTCCTGGTCGGCGACGACGCCGTACGGCGGGTCCGTGGGGCGGCGCGCCGCCGGGGAGTGGTGCTGGTCGGGCGGGACCAGGACGACTCCGGGGTGTGGCGGCGAGCCGTCGAGATCGGCGCCGACCACGTCCTGATGCTGCCCGACGGCGAGCAGTGGCTCGTCGACCGGATCGCCGACGTCGCCGAGGGGGTCGGAAGGCCGGCGCTCACCGTCGGCGTCATTGGCGGCCGGGGCGGGGCCGGAGCGTCCACGCTGGCCTGCGCGCTCGCCGTCACCTCCGCGCGCGAGGGACTGCGCACCCTGCTCGTGGACGCGGATCCACTGGGCGGCGGACTCGACGTACTCCTCGGCGGCGAGACCGCCGACGGACTGCGCTGGCCGGCCTTCGCCGCCTCACGCGGCCGGGTCGGCGGCGGCGCCCTGGAGGAGTCGCTGCCGAAACTGCACTCCCTGAGGGTGCTGAGTTGGGACCGCGGAGACTGCGTGGCCGTCCCGCCCCAAGCGGTACGGGCGGTGCTCGCCGCGGCCAGACGGCGCGGCGGCGCGGTCGTCGTCGACCTCCCGCGGCGCATCGACGACGGCGTCGCGGAAGTCCTCGCCCAACTGGACGTCGGGATCCTGGTGGTCCCCGGCGAACTGCGCGCCGTCGCGGCAGCCGGCCGGGTGGCGTCCGCCGTCGGTATGGTCCTGCGCGACCTGCGCGTGGCGGTACGTGGGCCGTACTCGCCGGGACTGGACGACCACGAGGTGGCCCGGCTGCTCAACCTGCCTCTGGCAGGCGAGGTCCCCGTCGAATCGGCCCTGGCACGCCCGCACGAGGGCAAGGCGCCGCCGGGAGCGGCCGCACGCGGACCACTGGCCCGGTTCTGCACGGTGTTCTGGGAGCGGGCGCTGGCCGAGGCGGGCAGCGTATGA
- a CDS encoding HAD family hydrolase: MLSLVENHSLPRTAAFFDLDKTVIAKSSTLTFSKSFYQGGLINRRAVLRTAYAQFVFLAGGADHDQMERMREYLSALCRGWNVQQVKEIVAETLHDLIDPIIYDEAASLIEEHHTAGRDVVIVSTSGAEVVEPIGELLGADRVVATRMVVGDNGCFTGEVEYYAYGPTKAEAIKELAKSEGYDLARCYAYSDSITDVPMLASVGHPHAVNPDRALRREAVARGWTILDFHRPVRLKQRLPALSVPPRPALVAAAAIGAAAATAGLVWYASRRRPTIV; this comes from the coding sequence ATGCTCAGCCTCGTGGAAAACCACTCCTTGCCCCGCACAGCCGCCTTCTTCGACCTGGACAAGACGGTCATTGCGAAGTCGAGCACGCTCACGTTCAGCAAGTCGTTCTACCAAGGCGGTCTGATCAACCGCAGGGCCGTCTTGCGTACCGCCTATGCCCAGTTCGTCTTCCTGGCGGGCGGTGCCGATCATGACCAGATGGAGCGTATGCGCGAGTACCTGTCCGCGCTGTGCCGCGGCTGGAACGTCCAGCAGGTCAAGGAGATCGTCGCCGAGACGCTGCACGACCTGATCGACCCGATCATCTACGACGAGGCGGCCTCCCTCATCGAGGAGCACCACACCGCCGGCCGTGACGTGGTGATCGTGTCCACGTCGGGCGCGGAGGTCGTCGAGCCGATCGGTGAACTGCTCGGCGCGGACCGGGTGGTGGCCACACGCATGGTCGTCGGCGACAACGGCTGCTTCACGGGCGAGGTGGAGTACTACGCGTACGGGCCCACCAAGGCCGAGGCGATCAAGGAGCTGGCCAAGTCCGAGGGATACGACCTGGCTCGCTGCTACGCGTACAGCGACAGCATCACCGACGTCCCCATGCTGGCTTCCGTCGGCCATCCGCACGCCGTGAACCCGGACCGCGCACTGCGCCGGGAAGCGGTCGCCCGTGGATGGACGATCCTGGACTTCCACCGTCCGGTCAGGCTGAAGCAGCGCTTGCCCGCGCTCTCCGTACCGCCGCGTCCGGCCCTGGTCGCCGCCGCCGCGATAGGCGCGGCGGCGGCCACGGCGGGTCTCGTCTGGTACGCGAGCAGGCGCCGACCGACGATCGTCTGA
- a CDS encoding oxidoreductase, protein MSTTDANADPLAALGSLPGVADSVESVRKAVDRVYGHRIMRRRSNEITGEAALRGARGSAALSGADWALEEVRRRTDFSGDDEARVVGAALRLTAEAGQLLSIWRQSPLRVLARLHLVAAAGTGDEVGRPRQDGEPVDEPTVELPLPSAAEVSGRLEGLAELIIAGGSAPALVTAAVVHGELLALRPFGSHNGLVARAAERIVLVGSGLDPKSVCPAEVGHAEPGRAAYLAALDGYVSGTPEGMAAWIAHCGRAVTLGARESVAVCEALQRGAA, encoded by the coding sequence ATGAGTACGACAGACGCGAACGCCGACCCGCTCGCGGCCCTGGGATCACTTCCCGGGGTGGCCGATTCCGTGGAGTCCGTACGCAAGGCCGTGGACCGGGTCTACGGACATCGCATCATGCGGCGGCGCAGCAACGAGATCACCGGCGAGGCGGCACTGCGCGGTGCGCGCGGCTCCGCGGCCCTCTCCGGCGCCGACTGGGCGCTCGAAGAGGTGCGCCGGCGCACCGACTTCAGCGGTGACGACGAGGCCAGGGTCGTCGGCGCTGCCCTCCGGCTGACCGCGGAGGCGGGCCAACTCCTGTCCATCTGGCGTCAGTCGCCGCTGCGCGTGCTGGCCCGGCTGCATCTGGTCGCCGCCGCGGGTACGGGCGACGAGGTGGGGCGTCCGCGGCAGGACGGTGAGCCGGTCGACGAGCCGACGGTCGAACTGCCGCTGCCGAGCGCGGCCGAGGTGTCCGGGCGGCTGGAGGGGCTCGCGGAACTGATCATCGCGGGAGGCTCGGCCCCTGCCCTGGTCACGGCCGCCGTCGTGCACGGCGAACTCCTCGCACTGCGTCCCTTCGGCTCCCACAACGGCCTTGTCGCGCGCGCGGCCGAGCGGATCGTCCTGGTCGGCAGCGGCCTCGACCCGAAGTCCGTGTGCCCGGCCGAGGTCGGCCACGCGGAACCGGGTCGCGCGGCCTATCTGGCGGCCCTCGACGGCTATGTCTCCGGCACTCCGGAGGGTATGGCGGCGTGGATCGCCCACTGTGGCCGGGCGGTCACCCTCGGGGCGCGTGAATCGGTGGCCGTGTGCGAGGCGCTGCAACGCGGGGCGGCATAG
- a CDS encoding ATP-binding protein, which yields MKIAFVGKGGSGKTTLSSLFVRHLAASGAPVLAIDADINQHLGAALGLHDSEAAAMPAMGERMELIKEYLRGANPRIACADAMIKTTPPGEGSRLLRIQETNPVYDACARPVELDGGAVRLMVTGPFTEADLGVACYHSKTGAVELCLNHLVDGPSEYVVVDMTAGSDSFASGLFTRFDITFLVAEPTRKGVSVYRQYKEYAQDFGVTLKVVGNKVQGQDDLDFLRAEVGDDLLETVGHSDWVRALEKGRLSRFEFLEDTNRRSLRRLHTAVDATYELRDWERYTHQMVHFHLKNAHSWANARTGVDLAAQVDPGFVLGEEPAATTV from the coding sequence ATGAAAATTGCTTTCGTCGGGAAGGGCGGCAGCGGCAAGACCACGCTGTCCTCCCTGTTCGTCCGTCACCTCGCCGCCTCCGGCGCGCCGGTCCTCGCCATCGACGCCGACATCAACCAGCATCTGGGCGCCGCGCTCGGCCTCCACGACTCCGAGGCCGCCGCGATGCCCGCGATGGGCGAGCGGATGGAGCTGATCAAGGAGTACCTCCGCGGTGCGAATCCACGCATCGCCTGCGCCGACGCGATGATCAAGACGACGCCACCCGGCGAGGGCTCGCGGCTGCTGCGGATCCAGGAGACCAATCCGGTGTACGACGCCTGTGCGCGGCCGGTGGAACTCGACGGCGGCGCCGTCCGTTTGATGGTCACCGGCCCGTTCACCGAAGCCGATCTCGGAGTGGCCTGCTACCACTCCAAGACGGGCGCGGTGGAGCTGTGCCTGAACCATCTCGTCGACGGCCCGAGCGAGTATGTCGTCGTCGACATGACCGCGGGCTCCGACTCCTTCGCGTCCGGCCTGTTCACCCGCTTCGACATCACGTTCCTCGTCGCCGAACCGACCCGGAAGGGAGTCTCCGTCTATCGCCAGTACAAGGAGTACGCCCAGGACTTCGGGGTCACCCTGAAGGTCGTCGGCAACAAGGTGCAGGGTCAGGACGACCTCGACTTCCTCCGCGCCGAGGTCGGGGACGACCTTCTGGAGACGGTCGGGCACTCGGACTGGGTACGCGCCCTGGAGAAGGGCCGGCTCTCCCGGTTCGAGTTCCTGGAGGACACCAACCGCCGTTCCCTGCGCCGGTTGCACACGGCCGTCGACGCCACGTACGAGCTGCGTGACTGGGAGCGCTACACGCACCAGATGGTCCACTTCCACCTGAAGAACGCCCACTCCTGGGCCAACGCCCGCACCGGGGTCGACCTGGCGGCCCAGGTCGACCCCGGCTTCGTACTGGGCGAGGAGCCGGCGGCAACCACCGTCTGA
- a CDS encoding bifunctional SulP family inorganic anion transporter/carbonic anhydrase produces MSACVPTRAPDRTRTKRMHQPHSPPQPPTPPRRFRIAGADVSASIAVFLIALPLSLGIALATGAPLQAGLVAAAVGGLVAGRLGGSPLQVSGPAAGLTVVTAELIQRYGWRTTCAITVLAGLAQLGLGCLRVARTALAVSPAVVHGMLAGIGVTIAVAQLHIVLGDTPESSVLDNVRALPAQLAGLHPAAVSMSVLTLTLLLTWPRLPGRAGSVLRKVPAALVAVSGATLVAALAGLSLPKVDLPSWRSHALAGLPEGPVLGVIAAVLTTTLVCSVQSLLGAVAVDKLVASRPELLAGGAGLPGASARVGRSDLNRELLGQGAANIVSGVLGGLPVAGVAVRSSANVQAGAVSRNSTMLHGVFVVVAALLMVPILELIPLASLAALVMAVGIQMVSLHHIRTVTRHREVLVYAVTTLGVVVFGVLEGVTLGVAVAVSVALNRLARTRITYEVRHDETGGIHYVHVRGQLTFLAVPRLSRTLHLVPQGADAVVELDGSFMDHAAFESLQDWQNTHTAQGGTVEVTGRAGTRIAEPADASDCRCRPWTPWRNHQCEGPESGPARGETEDGSGEESGRTGSSGSPDPADSAGSVGAVEPSGHQLARGISAFQRNTAPLVRGELARLAREGQQPSQLFLTCADSRLVTSMITSSGPGDLFVVRNVGNLVPLPGEESGDDSVAAAIEYAVDVLKVRSITVCGHSGCGAMQALLNMEPDGARTPLRRWLRHGLPSLERMASKARPWARLAGRAPADAVEQLCLTNVVQQLEHLRAHESVARALREGVLDLQGMYFHVGEAQAYLLTGMVGGDEVFDHVRAAGLSA; encoded by the coding sequence ATGTCTGCCTGCGTCCCCACTCGCGCCCCCGACCGGACTCGGACGAAGCGCATGCACCAGCCACACAGCCCCCCACAGCCGCCGACACCGCCCCGCCGCTTCCGCATCGCGGGCGCTGATGTGTCGGCCTCCATCGCGGTCTTCCTGATCGCCCTGCCCCTCTCCCTGGGGATCGCCCTCGCCACCGGCGCACCGCTCCAGGCCGGCCTGGTCGCCGCCGCCGTCGGCGGACTCGTCGCCGGACGGCTCGGCGGCTCCCCGCTCCAGGTGAGCGGCCCCGCCGCCGGGCTCACCGTCGTCACCGCCGAGCTCATCCAGCGGTACGGATGGCGTACGACCTGCGCCATCACCGTCCTCGCCGGGCTCGCCCAACTCGGCCTCGGCTGTCTGCGCGTGGCCCGCACGGCGCTCGCCGTCAGCCCCGCCGTCGTCCACGGCATGCTCGCCGGGATCGGCGTGACCATCGCCGTGGCCCAGCTGCACATCGTCCTCGGGGATACGCCGGAGAGCTCGGTCCTCGACAACGTCCGCGCGCTGCCCGCCCAGTTGGCCGGCCTGCATCCCGCCGCCGTGTCGATGAGCGTGCTGACCCTGACTCTGCTCCTGACCTGGCCACGGCTTCCCGGCCGGGCGGGGAGCGTGCTGCGCAAGGTGCCGGCCGCGCTCGTAGCCGTCAGCGGCGCCACACTCGTCGCCGCGCTCGCCGGGCTGAGCCTGCCCAAGGTCGACCTGCCGTCCTGGCGCAGCCACGCGCTGGCAGGGCTGCCCGAAGGGCCCGTGCTCGGCGTCATCGCCGCCGTGCTCACCACCACACTGGTGTGCAGCGTGCAGTCGCTGCTCGGCGCGGTCGCCGTGGACAAACTGGTCGCCTCCCGGCCCGAACTGCTGGCCGGAGGTGCCGGTCTGCCAGGAGCCTCGGCCCGCGTCGGCCGCTCCGACCTGAACCGTGAACTGCTCGGCCAGGGCGCCGCCAACATCGTGTCCGGGGTTCTGGGCGGGCTGCCGGTCGCGGGGGTGGCCGTGCGGAGTTCGGCGAATGTGCAAGCCGGTGCCGTGAGCCGGAACTCCACGATGCTGCACGGCGTTTTCGTAGTAGTCGCCGCGCTGCTGATGGTTCCGATCCTGGAGCTGATCCCGCTCGCCTCACTCGCCGCCCTGGTGATGGCCGTCGGCATCCAGATGGTGTCCCTGCACCACATTCGCACGGTGACCCGCCACCGCGAGGTCCTGGTCTACGCGGTGACGACCCTGGGCGTCGTCGTCTTCGGCGTCCTCGAAGGAGTCACGCTGGGCGTCGCGGTCGCCGTGTCCGTCGCCCTGAACCGCCTCGCCCGCACCCGGATCACCTACGAAGTCAGACACGACGAGACAGGGGGCATCCATTACGTACACGTCCGAGGACAGTTGACGTTCCTCGCGGTGCCCCGGCTCAGCCGGACCCTGCACCTCGTGCCCCAGGGGGCCGACGCCGTCGTGGAGCTGGACGGGTCGTTCATGGACCACGCGGCGTTCGAATCGTTGCAGGACTGGCAGAACACGCACACCGCACAGGGCGGCACCGTCGAGGTGACCGGCCGGGCAGGGACACGTATCGCCGAGCCCGCGGACGCCTCCGACTGCCGCTGCCGGCCCTGGACGCCCTGGCGCAACCACCAGTGCGAGGGCCCGGAGTCCGGACCGGCGCGCGGGGAGACGGAGGACGGGTCCGGCGAGGAGAGCGGCCGGACCGGTTCCTCCGGCTCGCCCGACCCGGCCGACTCCGCGGGATCGGTCGGTGCCGTCGAGCCGAGCGGGCATCAACTCGCGCGCGGGATCAGCGCGTTCCAGCGCAACACCGCACCGCTGGTGCGCGGCGAGCTGGCCAGGCTGGCGCGCGAGGGACAACAGCCCTCACAGCTGTTCCTGACGTGTGCCGACTCGCGCCTCGTCACCTCGATGATCACCTCCAGCGGCCCCGGTGACCTGTTCGTCGTACGGAACGTCGGCAACCTGGTGCCGCTGCCCGGCGAGGAGAGCGGGGACGACTCGGTGGCGGCAGCGATCGAGTACGCGGTCGACGTGCTGAAGGTGCGGTCCATCACGGTGTGCGGGCACTCCGGGTGCGGGGCCATGCAGGCACTGCTGAACATGGAGCCCGACGGGGCGCGGACCCCGCTCAGGCGGTGGCTGCGGCACGGGCTGCCGAGCCTGGAGCGCATGGCCTCGAAGGCCCGGCCCTGGGCGCGGCTCGCCGGGCGGGCGCCCGCCGACGCGGTCGAACAGCTCTGTCTGACCAATGTGGTCCAGCAGTTGGAGCACCTGAGGGCGCACGAGTCGGTGGCGCGGGCGCTGCGGGAGGGCGTACTCGATCTGCAGGGGATGTATTTCCATGTGGGTGAGGCGCAGGCGTATCTGCTCACCGGGATGGTGGGCGGCGACGAGGTGTTCGATCATGTGCGGGCGGCCGGACTGTCCGCCTGA